One genomic segment of Gossypium arboreum isolate Shixiya-1 chromosome 3, ASM2569848v2, whole genome shotgun sequence includes these proteins:
- the LOC108460254 gene encoding uncharacterized protein LOC108460254 produces the protein MGYSKDQLLARLKELQIDFSQYEHPVVLTVEAQAKYVGNVGGALSKNLFLKDKKHRYYVVSALADTKVDMKVLSQRLGLGKGGLRMAPEEALGEILKVPLGCVTPFALVNESASHVSLLLDKGFKTQERCIFHPLSNDMSISLNAFGLDKFLKSIGRDPTYIDLEANPPVGKDQPPDLASLVPLGSTVLPDLPEKTPSQDSSGNHPSAGNNSTAVTAKAEKPSSAVQNVKEKSVNGVRPSIPSTDAGKFVEELLDRTSTLLLSEISEDSIKRHGGQLGAEVANNIRKCLREDLKNLATIFKNTAYTEGFYAGTHYQPKRL, from the exons ATGGGTTATTCCAAGGATCAGCTGCTTGCTCGTTTAAAG GAGCTTCAAATTGATTTTTCCCAGTATGAACATCCTGTTGTTTTGACTGTCGAAGCTCAG GCAAAATATGTTGGGAATGTGGGAGGTGCACTGAGCAAAAATCTGTTCTTGAAG GACAAAAAACATAGGTACTATGTTGTGTCTGCCCTTGCAGATACGAAAGTAGATATGAAAG TTTTATCTCAGAGGCTTGGTTTAGGAAAAGGTGGTCTAAGAATGGCTCCAGAAGAGGCATTGGGTGAGATACTTAAG gtGCCACTTGGATGTGTTACTCCATTTGCTCTAGTAAATGAATCTGCAAG TCATGTCTCGCTATTGTTGGATAAAGGATTCAAAACTCAAGAGCGTTGCATCTTTCACCCACTTTCCAATGACATGTCAATCT CTCTTAATGCCTTTGGTCTTGACAAGTTTCTTAAATCAATTGGGAGAGACCCAACTTATATTGATCTGGAG GCTAACCCTCCTGTAGGAAAAGATCAACCTCCTGATCTAGCTTCTTTAGTTCCATTGGGTTCCACAGTTCTGCCTGATCTTCCCGAGAAAACCCCTTCACAAGATTCATCTGGAAATCATCCTAGTGCTGGTAATAATTCTACAGCAGTTACAG caaaagctgaaaagccatcTAGTGCTGTGCAAAATGTTAAGGAGAAATCTGTCAATGGTGTTCGACCATCGATTCCTTCCACAGATGCTGGGAAATTTGTGGAAGAGCTTCTGGATAGAACATCTACCTTACTGCTATCAGAA ATTTCCGAAGATTCCATCAAGCGACATGGTGGACAATTAGGAGCTGAAGTAGcgaataatattagaaaatgtcTTAGAGAAGATCTAAAGAATCTCGCT ACAATATTCAAGAACACGGCATACACAGAAGGGTTTTATGCCGGTACTCACTATCAACCCAAGCGTCTTTGA